The window TCTCGGGGGGCGAGCGGCGGCGCACTGAAATTGCGCGGGCCCTTGCCACTGAACCCAAGTTCCTTCTATTGGACGAGCCTTTTGCGGGAATAGACCCCATTGCGGTTTATGAAATAAAACAAATCATACGCCGCCTTGCGGTAAAGGGCATAGGCATACTCATAACAGACCACAATGTGCGGGACACTCTCGAAATTACCACTGAAGCCTTCATCATCAACGAGGGAACTATTGTTGCGCGGGGCGGACGGGAGGAGATCCTCGCCAACGAAATGGTGCGCGAGATTTACCTTGGCAGCGAGTTCAGGATGTGAAAACTCTTCCCCGGATCCTCATCGCTTTTTTTGGCCTTCTCGCATTGGGGGCATTGCTCCGTTCCCTTCTTCTCATACAGCAGCTCAGGGTAGACAGCAACGAAGTTGGCAGCGATCCGCTTAACTATCATTTTTCCCTCTATCTCCCGGACAACCGGAATTCTTTTTTCGCAGGCATTATACGGGGGGCCGAACAGGCCGCGGCGGAAATGAGGGTGGCGGTCTCGATTCATTCGATAGATCCGGCAAAATTCGAGCTTGAAATGGCTTCTTATACTGGTGTCGATGGTATCATTGTATGTCCCTATATGGACGACAATTTGGCTCGGCGGCAGCTTGAAAAGATCGGGGCCAACCGCATACCGGCTGTGATCATCAACCACAATGTGCCTCACGATCAGCCCTGGCCATTCATCGGCACCAACAATTTTGATGTGGGCCGCCGCATAGGCTTGCTTGCGGGGCGCCTCAGCGATGAGCAGGTGCTGCCCGCGGTGGTCTACAGCGACAAATCGCCGGGCTTTTACGGCGAGCGGGAACTTGTGGAGATGGGCATCACCGCTGCATTGGGCAGCCGCCTTGGACAGCCCATACTGGGGCTCAGGACCAATCTGAATCCCCTGGACGCAGAGGAACTGCTCTACCGGCTTTTCAGGAGCGGCGCCTTTGATGCCGCAAATCCCGAAGGGGCGATCAATACCATCATCTTCACTGATTCAAATGACACTATTGCTGCTGCCCAAACCCTGGTGGACATGAATCTCGTAGGCCGCATACAGGTTATAGGGTTTGGAGCCGATCCGGCCATCGAAGAGAATATCAGAAAAGGGGTAATCGCCTGCTCCATACTCATCAATGGCGAACGCATAGGCTACGAAGCCATACGTTCCCTTGAGGCGTTAAAACGCACAGGCTATACATCGGCCTCAATAAATCCGGAAATCCAGATTATTACCAGGGAAAGCCTCAAATGAAAAAGCAAAGGCGTTTCAAGGTGTTTGGATCTTTCAGGGCACGCATACTGGCGGGGACTTTTGGCGTATTTTTTATACTTATACTATCGGCTGCATACATATTCTTTTCAGCCAGGCATTTGCAGACCATTCAGGACAGGAGTTTCGAACAGGAGCGCTTCATCGCGTCCATCAGGGATGATCTCGCCGGATTTCAGGAGCCTTTATTGGATTACCTTTCCACAAGATCCTCCAATGCCCTTGCCCGGCTTCTTATCAACTCGCAAAACCTCAGGGGCAAGCTCCCCACCTATACACCCATAATTGCCGATCCCATTGCCCTCAAGGAACGGGAACTTTATATCCTCATCTACACGTACCTGAACCTGGCAGATCAAGCGGTGGAAGAAAAACGGGGACGCAACATCGCGGCTTATACAAGCATCTACGATGAGATGGACGACCTTATGAGTTATATTGACAATGAAATAGAGACTATTTCGACAGAACGTTTCCGCAACCGCATGGAATCATACCGGGTTTTCATTATTGAATCGGGAAGCGTGCAGATATGGAACTTATTCTTCATTGTTTGTATTTCTGTTTTTGCCATGCTTCTCCTCTTTATTTCTGTGCGGAGGATCACTGGCCCTCTGGAACGCCTTGCGGTCATGGCGGTGGAACTTTCCGGGGGCAATTTCGATATTGAAGATATTGAAACCAATTCTGTTGATGAAATCGATCAGGTAGTTGAAGCATTCAACCGCATGAAAGGGGAGATGCGCAATTACATCGAAGAGATACGCTGGCAGGAAAATATCAAAGCTGAATACATGCAGGAAAAAATGAGGAACCTTAAAATGGAAGGCCTCATCAGGCGGGTGGAGATTTACGCACTCCAGGCCCAGATGAACCCCCACTTCCTTTTCAACACATTGAATACGGGCATGCAGCTTGCCATCGTCGAAGGGGCCGACAGAACCAGCGAGTACATGGAGTACATGGCCCAGCTTTTCCGCCATATCATACGCAACAAGGAAGTTTTCGTCCCCCTGCGGCACGAAATCGACGGCCTCAAATTTTATTTCAGCATACTAAAAGTGCGGTTCCCAAAAAACCTTGAACTCATCCTGGATTACGACGAAGCCCTCCTTGATACCTGCAAAGTCCCTGTTTCTATCCTTCAGCCCCTGGTCGAAAATTGCGTTATCCATGCGTTCAAAGATCAAACCCCCGATGTCTCGGGCAGTAAATCGCTTATCAACGTAAGGGCAGAAAAACAGGGGACAAGGCTGATACTTTCGGTGCGCGACAATGGCTGCGGCATGGAAAAAGAAAAGGCCGAGGATCTGCTCCACCCCCTTTCCATAGATGAATCTTCCATTTCGAGGGTAATGGGTCTCGAAAACGTAATACAGCGGCTTTACTTCTTTTACCCCGATGACCGCGAGGTGATTGGCATAGAGAGCGCCAAAGGCGAGGGAAGCGCGGTATTTATACGCATCGATACCGGGAGGGCGCCGTGTACCGGGTTTTGATTGTCGAAGACGAAGAGCCGGTACTGGAAAGCTACGAATTCATGCTCCGTAGCGCCGAGGGCTTTTCTCTCTCCGGCAAGGCAAGGACAGGTTTTGAAGCCCTGCGCCTTATCCCCGAGCTTGAGCCTGATCTTGTTTTTATGGACATCAATATTCCGGGCATGGACGGTCTTTCGGTAATAGAGGAAGTGTACCGCAAATACCCCGCGATGGTATTTGTGCTCTCCACGGCTTATGAACGTTTCGACCTGGCCCAGCGGGCCATACCCCTGGGTGTCTTTGCCTATTTGGTAAAACCTGTCGCAAAGAAAACTTTTTATGCCACCCTTGATAAAGCCCGTGCCCATCTTGAAACCCGAATAAAACGCGGAGATTCATCGGCAGAAGAAAGCCATGCGGGGAAGCCTTCACGCTTTCCTCTTTTGGGGGAATACCTGCGTAATCCTTCCCCTGCGGAACTGTCTTCCGATGAATGGGAAACAATCAAAATCAAATTCAGTCTCCCCTCCGCAAAAGGCCTCATCTGCCTTCTGGAATTCGAAGAGGCTTCAGAGAAGGAAACTGCCGTACTCGCAGAAAAACTGTCACACAAATACTGCTGCCTGTTTGAAACATTGGGGAGCCTGGGCTGCATCTTTATCTCAGGAGATCCGCGAAAAGAAGAATTGGAGAAATACCTCAAAGCCTGCCTCAGGGAAACAGTACCGCCGGAAATTTCCTGCCAATACGGTATAGGAGGAATATTCGAAGGGGCAAAGCTGGGCATTTCGTTTACAGAAGCACAGGAGGAGCTGCAGAAAAAAATCGATTATGCGGACTTAATATTGAAAGAACGCCTCAGGCTGATGCAGCTGCGCAAGAAAATCGGCATATCCGATCCTGATGAAACACGAAAGCTCTTCAATCTCCTCTGGGAAGAAATTTTCGCCCACTGCGATTTTACCCTGGCCAAGGCAAAAATGATCCCGGTATTTATGTTCCTCATGGACGACATTTCAGGTTGTTTCGGCGGGAGCGGAATAGAAGACCCTGATGCTTCAGGAGAAAAATCCATGCCCGTCTCCCCTGCTGAGGAGATCATGGCTCTTAGAGACAGGCAGGCATGGGAGGCATGGGCGTCTCAAGCCTTTGAGGAATTGCTCCAGGAAGCGGGCTTGAAGCGTTCGGCAAAACTTCCCCTGCCTCTGGCAAAAGCCCTGGAATACTTACGGGTTCATTACGCCGGGCCTGTCACCCTCAATTCAACAGCCGAGGCTGCTCAGGTTTCGGCCGCCTACCTGAGCCGCCTCTTCTCCGAACAGCTTCGCACCGGATTCACCGATTACCTCACGGAACTCCGCGTCGAAAAGGCGGAAAAACTGCTCCGGGAGACCCGCATGAACATCAAGGAAGTGTCATTTGCCGCAGGCTTTCAGGATCCCAACTACTTCAGCAAGATTTTCCGCAAGGCCACAGGCATGCTCCCCAGCGCTTTTAGAGGCAGAGAAAAATAATAGGAAAATTTTGACATCAAAAATTTCCTCCTTTCCTTCACTTTTGACACCAAAATGACGAAAATTCTCCATTATTGTCATGACTTTCTTATATGCAGAAGCGTAATTCGGCTGCATACTAAAAGTAATCTTAATCCTTATGGAGGAATATTATGAAGAAATCACTCGTAGTGCTTTTGGCGCTCCTGACTGCCGCTTCCCTTTTTGCAAGCGGCGGTTCACAGAGCGGCGGCAGCAGCAGCGCTTCCAGCGGCTCGGCCCTCATCGGTATCGCAATGCCCGAAACCACCGTTTTGCGCTGGGTAAAAGACGGCAACAGCCTTAAGTCAGAAGCCGAAAAACGCGGCTACCGCGCTGAACTCCAGAACGGCAACGGCGACCAGGTTCTGCAGAACCAGCAGATCGGCAACCTTCTGACCCAGGGCGCCAAGCTCCTCGTAGTCGGCCAGTTGAATGACGGCGTTGCTTCCGCTATTTCCGATGCAGCCCGCGACAAGGTTGCGGTTATTGCGTACGACCGTATTATCCAGAATTCAGCTGACTATGATTATTACATCACCTTTAATAACTTCAAAGTCGGCCAGCTTCAGGGACAGGGCCTGGTAAAAGGCATGAACCTTGACGCAGCCACTGCTGCCAATCCCAAGTACATCACCTACTTTGCCGGTTCCCCCACTGACGGAAACGCCTTCTTCTTCTTTGACGGCGCCACCAGCGTTCTTAACCCCTATATCGAAAAAGGCGTTCTGAAAGTTGTAGGCCCCGCGCCCAAGACATCTAAAGATACCGCTGAATTCCAGCGCATAGCCACAGAAGGCTGGCTGCCCAATATCGCCAAAAACAGGATGGAAAACCTCCTTACAGGCGATGCCCGCAACGTAACCCTTGATGCAGTTCTGGCGCCCAATGATACTCTGGCCCGGGCCATTATCGAAGCGTGTCTTGCAGACGCCAAATATGCCAGGAAGCTCCCCGTAGTATCCGGGCAGGATGCTGAAGCCGCTTCTCTTGCCATGATCAAGAGCGGACAGCAGTACATGACCGTATTCAAGGACACAGGCAAACTGGCCGAAGCTGCCATCATTCTCGCAGACCAGATCCTCAAGGGCGTGGCTAATCCCACCGTCCCCGGCGCAGTCCTCGCGTCCAGTATCGGTCTTGAGAGCATCGGCGATACCGGCAAAAAAGTGGTAAAGGCCTATCTTCTCGACCCCATCAATATCACCCAGGACAACTGGAAAGAACCCATCACTGCCGGCTTCATCACCCCTGATGAAGTTGCAGCCAACGGTTTGCAGTAAGAGTATTAAAGCGCCTCTTGCTAGAAGCGCTTCCCTGTGAAATAATAAGGCCGGGTGTGAAGAAGCGGCAATACCGCTTCATATCCGGCCTTCTATGTCTTTATGGATTGTTTGTAAGGATACGACACATGGATGAATATATTCTTCAAGTTGAAAACCTGACCAAAGAATTTCCCGGTGTCCGCGCCCTGGACCAGGTAAATTTCAGAGTAAAGAAAGGCGAAATCCATTCCCTCTGCGGGGAAAACGGCGCCGGTAAATCGACCTTGATGAGCGTAATCAGCGGGGTGTATCCCAAGGGTAGCTACGAAGGAACGGTCTTGTATAAAGGCCACGAAACCAATTATCACAGTGTAAAAGACAGCGAAAAAGAAGGGCTTGCCATAATTCATCAGGAATTGGCTTTGAGTCCTTATTTATCAATTTATGAAAATATTTTCCTGGGACACATGAAAACCCGGTTGGGGATTATCAACTGGGATTATTATATTAAAGAATCACAAAAATATCTGGATCGG is drawn from Leadbettera azotonutricia ZAS-9 and contains these coding sequences:
- a CDS encoding sugar ABC transporter substrate-binding protein, with protein sequence MKTLPRILIAFFGLLALGALLRSLLLIQQLRVDSNEVGSDPLNYHFSLYLPDNRNSFFAGIIRGAEQAAAEMRVAVSIHSIDPAKFELEMASYTGVDGIIVCPYMDDNLARRQLEKIGANRIPAVIINHNVPHDQPWPFIGTNNFDVGRRIGLLAGRLSDEQVLPAVVYSDKSPGFYGERELVEMGITAALGSRLGQPILGLRTNLNPLDAEELLYRLFRSGAFDAANPEGAINTIIFTDSNDTIAAAQTLVDMNLVGRIQVIGFGADPAIEENIRKGVIACSILINGERIGYEAIRSLEALKRTGYTSASINPEIQIITRESLK
- a CDS encoding sensor histidine kinase, with protein sequence MKKQRRFKVFGSFRARILAGTFGVFFILILSAAYIFFSARHLQTIQDRSFEQERFIASIRDDLAGFQEPLLDYLSTRSSNALARLLINSQNLRGKLPTYTPIIADPIALKERELYILIYTYLNLADQAVEEKRGRNIAAYTSIYDEMDDLMSYIDNEIETISTERFRNRMESYRVFIIESGSVQIWNLFFIVCISVFAMLLLFISVRRITGPLERLAVMAVELSGGNFDIEDIETNSVDEIDQVVEAFNRMKGEMRNYIEEIRWQENIKAEYMQEKMRNLKMEGLIRRVEIYALQAQMNPHFLFNTLNTGMQLAIVEGADRTSEYMEYMAQLFRHIIRNKEVFVPLRHEIDGLKFYFSILKVRFPKNLELILDYDEALLDTCKVPVSILQPLVENCVIHAFKDQTPDVSGSKSLINVRAEKQGTRLILSVRDNGCGMEKEKAEDLLHPLSIDESSISRVMGLENVIQRLYFFYPDDREVIGIESAKGEGSAVFIRIDTGRAPCTGF
- a CDS encoding helix-turn-helix domain-containing protein, coding for MYRVLIVEDEEPVLESYEFMLRSAEGFSLSGKARTGFEALRLIPELEPDLVFMDINIPGMDGLSVIEEVYRKYPAMVFVLSTAYERFDLAQRAIPLGVFAYLVKPVAKKTFYATLDKARAHLETRIKRGDSSAEESHAGKPSRFPLLGEYLRNPSPAELSSDEWETIKIKFSLPSAKGLICLLEFEEASEKETAVLAEKLSHKYCCLFETLGSLGCIFISGDPRKEELEKYLKACLRETVPPEISCQYGIGGIFEGAKLGISFTEAQEELQKKIDYADLILKERLRLMQLRKKIGISDPDETRKLFNLLWEEIFAHCDFTLAKAKMIPVFMFLMDDISGCFGGSGIEDPDASGEKSMPVSPAEEIMALRDRQAWEAWASQAFEELLQEAGLKRSAKLPLPLAKALEYLRVHYAGPVTLNSTAEAAQVSAAYLSRLFSEQLRTGFTDYLTELRVEKAEKLLRETRMNIKEVSFAAGFQDPNYFSKIFRKATGMLPSAFRGREK
- a CDS encoding sugar ABC transporter substrate-binding protein; this encodes MKKSLVVLLALLTAASLFASGGSQSGGSSSASSGSALIGIAMPETTVLRWVKDGNSLKSEAEKRGYRAELQNGNGDQVLQNQQIGNLLTQGAKLLVVGQLNDGVASAISDAARDKVAVIAYDRIIQNSADYDYYITFNNFKVGQLQGQGLVKGMNLDAATAANPKYITYFAGSPTDGNAFFFFDGATSVLNPYIEKGVLKVVGPAPKTSKDTAEFQRIATEGWLPNIAKNRMENLLTGDARNVTLDAVLAPNDTLARAIIEACLADAKYARKLPVVSGQDAEAASLAMIKSGQQYMTVFKDTGKLAEAAIILADQILKGVANPTVPGAVLASSIGLESIGDTGKKVVKAYLLDPINITQDNWKEPITAGFITPDEVAANGLQ